The following proteins are co-located in the Pseudomonas fluorescens genome:
- a CDS encoding DNA topoisomerase IB — MPDSAPIAELPRDLHYVDDTQPGIRRKKLRGKFQYVDAKGQRITDAEEIKRLNALAVPPAYTDVWICADPRGHLQATGRDARGRKQYRYHTRWREVRDTDKYSRLQEFGNALPKLRKQLEAQIAAPGFTREKVLATVVMLLDATLIRVGNTQYARDNKSYGLTTLRNRHVDVKGSEIQFQFRGKSGVEHQISVKDRRLATVVKRCLELPGQNLFQYLDEAGERHTVSSHDVNAYLHSLTGADFTAKDYRTWAGTAMALAVLRELAWQPESDAKRHVVAMVKDVAKQLGNTPAVCRKCYIHPAVLEHFSLGELSSLPKPRKRTGLKAEEVALAMFLEQLAADLPKNAKVG, encoded by the coding sequence ATGCCCGACTCCGCCCCGATTGCCGAGCTGCCCCGCGACCTGCATTACGTTGACGACACGCAGCCCGGCATTCGCCGTAAAAAGCTGCGCGGCAAGTTCCAGTATGTCGACGCCAAAGGCCAACGCATCACCGATGCCGAGGAAATCAAACGCCTGAATGCCCTGGCCGTGCCGCCGGCCTACACCGACGTGTGGATCTGCGCCGACCCGCGTGGCCATCTGCAAGCGACCGGCCGCGATGCGCGCGGTCGTAAACAGTACCGCTACCACACGCGCTGGCGAGAGGTGCGCGACACCGACAAATATTCGCGGCTGCAGGAATTCGGCAATGCCCTACCCAAACTGCGCAAGCAACTGGAGGCGCAAATTGCCGCCCCAGGCTTCACGCGCGAGAAAGTCCTTGCCACGGTGGTGATGCTGCTGGATGCGACGCTGATCCGTGTCGGCAACACCCAGTACGCCCGCGACAACAAATCCTATGGGCTGACCACCCTGCGCAACCGCCATGTGGACGTCAAGGGCAGCGAAATCCAGTTCCAGTTTCGCGGCAAGAGCGGCGTCGAGCATCAGATCAGCGTCAAGGACCGACGCCTGGCCACGGTGGTCAAGCGCTGCCTGGAATTGCCGGGGCAGAACCTGTTTCAGTACCTGGACGAAGCCGGCGAGCGCCACACGGTCAGCTCCCACGACGTGAATGCGTATTTGCACAGCCTGACCGGCGCCGACTTTACCGCCAAGGACTATCGCACCTGGGCCGGCACCGCGATGGCACTCGCGGTGCTGCGGGAATTGGCGTGGCAACCGGAATCGGACGCCAAGCGGCATGTGGTGGCGATGGTCAAGGATGTCGCCAAGCAACTGGGCAACACCCCGGCCGTGTGTCGCAAGTGCTATATCCACCCGGCGGTGCTCGAGCATTTCAGCCTGGGCGAACTGTCCAGCTTGCCAAAACCGCGCAAGCGCACCGGCTTGAAAGCCGAAGAAGTTGCCTTGGCGATGTTCCTCGAACAACTGGCCGCTGACTTGCCGAAAAACGCCAAGGTGGGGTAG
- a CDS encoding metalloregulator ArsR/SmtB family transcription factor: MSDLLSPPTLFKCLADATRARLTLLILREGELCVCELIHALDDSQPKISRHLAQLRSCGLLQDRRQGQWVYYRINPALPAWVTQVLETTLQANQPWLQNDALRLDAMGDRPQRASSCC, translated from the coding sequence ATGTCTGACCTCCTCTCCCCGCCCACCCTGTTCAAATGCCTGGCCGATGCTACCCGCGCACGCTTGACGTTATTGATCCTGCGCGAGGGCGAACTTTGCGTGTGCGAACTGATCCATGCTCTGGACGACAGTCAACCAAAAATCTCCCGCCACCTGGCGCAACTGCGCAGTTGTGGGTTGTTGCAGGACCGTCGCCAGGGCCAATGGGTCTATTACCGCATTAATCCAGCACTGCCCGCCTGGGTGACACAGGTGCTGGAGACTACTTTGCAAGCCAACCAGCCATGGTTGCAAAACGACGCGCTGCGTCTTGATGCAATGGGCGACAGACCACAACGGGCCAGCAGTTGCTGCTGA
- the arsH gene encoding arsenical resistance protein ArsH, whose amino-acid sequence MMTTLPNLDTRLSTPLHTGPTHPPRILLLYGSTRPRSFSRLLVEEAARLLSHFGADTRIFNPSGLPLPDDAPNDHPKVQELLDLMQWSEGQVWCSPERHGSMSAVFKAQLDWVPLALGAVRPTQGKTLAVMQVSGGSQSFNTVNQLRVLGRWMRMFTIPNQSSVPKAFMEFDDQDRMKPSALYDRVVDVMEELVKFTLLLRDRPDLVDRYSERKESADELSQRVNQRSI is encoded by the coding sequence CTGATGACGACGCTGCCTAACCTCGACACACGCTTGTCAACACCCCTGCATACCGGGCCGACTCACCCGCCGCGCATCCTGCTGCTTTACGGCTCTACCCGGCCGCGTTCGTTCAGCCGTTTGCTGGTGGAGGAAGCTGCCCGTCTGTTAAGCCACTTCGGTGCCGACACACGGATTTTCAACCCGTCGGGGCTGCCTCTGCCGGATGATGCCCCTAACGACCATCCCAAAGTCCAGGAGCTGTTGGACCTGATGCAATGGTCCGAAGGCCAGGTCTGGTGCTCCCCCGAGCGTCATGGCTCGATGTCGGCAGTGTTCAAGGCACAACTTGACTGGGTGCCGCTGGCGTTGGGTGCCGTACGGCCGACCCAGGGCAAGACCTTGGCGGTGATGCAAGTGTCAGGCGGCTCGCAATCCTTCAACACCGTCAATCAACTGCGTGTGCTGGGGCGTTGGATGCGCATGTTCACTATTCCCAATCAATCCTCGGTGCCCAAAGCATTCATGGAGTTTGACGACCAGGACCGCATGAAACCCTCGGCGCTTTACGACCGCGTCGTCGATGTGATGGAAGAGCTGGTGAAGTTCACGCTGTTACTGCGCGATCGCCCGGACCTGGTAGACCGTTACTCGGAGCGTAAGGAAAGCGCTGACGAACTGTCGCAGCGCGTCAACCAACGGTCGATTTGA
- a CDS encoding AraC family transcriptional regulator, which produces MSAIQHAWLGNYEVSSTTCTGLTFARHSHDECVIGVNLIGEEKVWLDRREFEAGPGTITLYNPGQIQGGGAAEGAPWHFVSLYVTADQLATDLGLSHLEFDRSLCFQPDLAQRVAAAVKGALSDDAWVREAHEEALVLHLGDVVGVSGVRLPGSPRTGNRMIGRAQELLAAQLQQSLPLDELGNELGLSKFHLLRAFQKETGLSPRQWAMQLRTCRAKGLLRNGVSASDVAHGLGFADQSHLNRHFRAAYGITPGRYQSVLKR; this is translated from the coding sequence ATGAGCGCTATTCAACACGCCTGGCTGGGCAACTACGAAGTCAGCAGCACCACCTGCACTGGCCTGACCTTTGCCCGTCACAGCCATGATGAATGCGTGATCGGCGTCAACCTCATCGGTGAGGAAAAGGTCTGGCTCGATCGCCGCGAGTTCGAGGCTGGGCCGGGCACCATCACTTTGTACAACCCGGGTCAGATCCAGGGCGGCGGCGCGGCTGAGGGAGCGCCCTGGCATTTTGTCAGCCTGTACGTGACTGCCGACCAACTGGCAACTGACCTGGGGCTGTCGCACCTGGAGTTTGATCGCTCGCTCTGCTTTCAACCTGACTTGGCGCAACGCGTGGCGGCGGCCGTGAAAGGCGCCTTGAGCGACGATGCATGGGTCCGCGAAGCCCATGAGGAAGCCCTGGTTTTACACTTGGGAGACGTGGTCGGCGTCAGCGGCGTACGCCTGCCCGGCAGCCCCCGCACCGGCAACCGCATGATCGGTCGCGCGCAGGAATTGCTCGCCGCGCAACTGCAGCAATCACTGCCCCTGGACGAGCTGGGCAATGAATTGGGGCTGTCGAAATTCCATCTGTTGCGTGCCTTTCAGAAAGAAACCGGGCTTAGCCCCAGGCAGTGGGCCATGCAACTGCGAACGTGCCGCGCCAAAGGACTGTTGCGCAACGGTGTCTCGGCCAGTGATGTCGCCCATGGCCTGGGCTTTGCCGACCAGAGCCACCTGAATCGACACTTCCGCGCCGCCTATGGCATCACCCCTGGCCGCTATCAAAGCGTGTTGAAACGCTGA
- a CDS encoding LysE family transporter: MLTIFFYALVFGFVFCLSPGAVLAETLRRGLLHGFIPALLVQIGSLVGDAVWAVIGLTGIALLIQHDAVRVPLTIVCALYLAWLGVRSLIDAWHLPAPSHAPASSGRNALAVGAAISLANPKNIIYWGALGSALSGIVGTTPSHGQTLMFFAGFMLASVLSCFLIAALVNLLRQNASPLWQRISYGACGLVLIYLAALAAHGL; the protein is encoded by the coding sequence ATGTTGACGATCTTTTTTTACGCGCTGGTATTCGGCTTTGTGTTTTGCCTTTCGCCGGGCGCGGTGCTGGCTGAGACATTGCGCCGTGGCTTGCTCCACGGCTTCATACCGGCCCTGCTGGTGCAGATCGGCTCACTGGTGGGCGACGCGGTGTGGGCGGTGATTGGCCTCACCGGCATCGCCCTGCTGATTCAACATGACGCGGTGCGCGTGCCACTGACCATCGTGTGCGCGCTGTACCTGGCCTGGCTGGGCGTGCGCAGCCTGATCGATGCCTGGCATTTGCCCGCACCCAGCCACGCACCGGCCAGTTCCGGGCGCAACGCACTGGCAGTGGGTGCGGCCATTTCCCTGGCTAACCCGAAGAACATTATTTACTGGGGCGCACTGGGCAGCGCCTTGTCCGGCATCGTCGGCACCACGCCCAGCCACGGGCAAACCCTGATGTTTTTTGCCGGCTTCATGTTGGCGTCGGTGCTGTCATGTTTTCTGATTGCCGCGCTGGTCAATTTGTTACGCCAGAACGCATCACCGCTCTGGCAGCGCATCAGTTATGGCGCATGTGGTTTGGTATTGATCTATCTGGCCGCTCTGGCGGCACACGGACTATGA
- a CDS encoding AzlC family ABC transporter permease has product MPTALPHYAFGRGAIAVIPLSLACAPWGLLAGSMAIDAQFTPLQAQGLSAIVFAGAAQLVAIGMVKGGASLISIVLTTLLLTSQHLLYGMHMRPTLSSLNTRWRMSLGFLLTDEFFALVNHYDRETFNRWYALGVGLTFYIIWNLFTLAGIVLGKSIPGLDQLGLEFSIAATFIALITPVVRDVPTVVCVAVSLLCSVWLSYLHWESAVVVSGVLGMSAGFACKRLGVGLK; this is encoded by the coding sequence ATGCCTACAGCCTTACCTCACTACGCGTTCGGACGCGGCGCCATTGCCGTTATTCCGCTCTCCCTGGCCTGTGCGCCTTGGGGGCTGCTGGCCGGCTCGATGGCCATTGATGCGCAATTTACCCCGCTGCAGGCCCAGGGCTTGTCCGCCATTGTGTTCGCCGGTGCGGCCCAGTTGGTGGCTATCGGTATGGTCAAGGGTGGCGCCAGCCTGATTTCGATTGTGCTGACCACCTTGCTGCTGACTTCCCAGCACTTGCTCTACGGCATGCATATGCGCCCGACACTCTCATCGCTCAATACCCGCTGGCGCATGAGCCTGGGATTTCTGCTGACCGATGAGTTCTTCGCCCTGGTCAACCACTATGACCGTGAGACCTTCAACCGCTGGTATGCCCTGGGCGTCGGCCTGACGTTCTATATCATCTGGAACCTCTTCACCCTGGCCGGCATCGTGCTTGGCAAAAGCATTCCCGGCCTTGATCAATTGGGGCTGGAGTTTTCCATCGCCGCGACGTTTATCGCGTTAATCACCCCCGTCGTGCGCGACGTGCCTACCGTGGTGTGCGTCGCAGTGTCCTTGCTGTGCTCGGTATGGCTGAGTTACCTGCACTGGGAATCGGCGGTGGTGGTGTCCGGTGTGCTGGGGATGAGCGCAGGGTTTGCCTGCAAACGACTGGGAGTCGGGCTGAAATGA
- a CDS encoding AzlD domain-containing protein yields MIYIMIVAMGLAVFLNRYLFIEPRLPVRLNRGAREFLGFAVPGMLTAICGPIIFLADHTLNLSPANPYLLAGICAVALMYWTRSVLITVLLSMALFYLFRWWR; encoded by the coding sequence ATGATCTACATCATGATCGTGGCCATGGGCCTGGCGGTGTTTCTCAACCGTTACCTGTTTATCGAGCCACGCCTGCCGGTGCGCCTCAACCGCGGTGCGCGCGAGTTTCTCGGGTTTGCAGTGCCGGGCATGCTCACGGCGATTTGCGGGCCGATTATTTTCCTCGCGGATCACACGCTCAACCTGAGCCCGGCCAACCCTTACCTGCTGGCCGGTATTTGCGCCGTGGCATTGATGTACTGGACGCGCAGCGTCCTGATCACCGTGCTGCTCAGCATGGCGTTGTTCTATCTGTTTCGCTGGTGGCGCTGA
- a CDS encoding YoaK family protein — MLPSSQRLYASAALAHRQRWRGRVGMMLVASLSVLAGMTDAIGFMASGDFVSFMSGNTTRLAVAISAGDLGLTGRLLLLVLVFVVGNALGVVVSRLSRRHALPLLMCIATLLCGAAVWPYDNDLPALLAAITAMGMLNAAVEEVNGLPVGLTYVTGALSRFGRGLGRWMLGERRNGWRVQLVPWAGMFVGAVIGAVLEHQLGLKALLVSGALAALLGLVSLKIPRRWHLGYMPR; from the coding sequence ATGCTGCCTTCGTCCCAACGACTTTACGCCAGTGCCGCACTCGCCCATCGCCAACGCTGGCGCGGGCGCGTCGGCATGATGCTGGTGGCCAGCCTTTCCGTGCTGGCGGGCATGACCGATGCGATTGGCTTCATGGCCAGCGGTGATTTTGTCTCGTTCATGAGTGGTAACACCACGCGCCTGGCAGTGGCTATCAGCGCAGGTGACCTCGGCCTGACCGGGCGCTTGCTGTTGCTGGTGCTGGTGTTTGTGGTCGGCAACGCCTTGGGCGTGGTGGTCAGCCGGCTCAGTCGGCGGCATGCACTGCCGTTGCTGATGTGCATCGCCACCTTGTTGTGTGGCGCAGCCGTGTGGCCCTACGACAATGACTTGCCAGCGTTGCTGGCGGCGATTACGGCCATGGGCATGCTCAACGCCGCAGTGGAAGAGGTCAACGGCTTGCCGGTGGGCCTGACGTATGTGACGGGCGCGCTGTCCCGCTTTGGCCGCGGGCTGGGGCGCTGGATGCTCGGCGAGCGCCGCAACGGCTGGCGGGTGCAACTGGTGCCGTGGGCCGGGATGTTTGTGGGGGCGGTGATCGGCGCGGTGCTGGAGCATCAGCTTGGCCTCAAGGCGCTGCTGGTCAGTGGCGCATTGGCCGCGTTGCTGGGGTTGGTGTCACTGAAGATTCCCAGGCGCTGGCACCTGGGCTACATGCCACGCTAG
- a CDS encoding arsenate reductase ArsC, with translation MKVLFMCTANSCRSILSEAVFNHLAPPGFEAISSGSFPKGQVLPRSLSVLQAAGISTEGLYSKGNDAFEGSPPDVVITVCDKAAGEACPVYFGPALKAHWGLEDPSDVEGDDQRLNAAFSATMDIIATRCQAFFALPFARLGPVELKAELDRIARL, from the coding sequence ATGAAAGTCCTGTTCATGTGTACTGCGAACAGTTGTCGCAGCATTCTCTCCGAAGCGGTATTCAATCACTTGGCGCCACCCGGCTTCGAGGCGATCAGCTCCGGCAGTTTCCCCAAAGGCCAGGTCCTGCCGCGCAGCCTGAGCGTATTGCAGGCGGCGGGCATCAGCACCGAAGGGTTGTACAGCAAGGGCAACGATGCCTTTGAAGGCAGCCCGCCGGACGTGGTCATTACCGTCTGCGACAAGGCTGCCGGAGAGGCATGCCCGGTGTATTTCGGGCCGGCACTGAAGGCGCACTGGGGCTTGGAAGACCCGTCCGATGTTGAGGGCGATGATCAACGTCTCAACGCTGCGTTCAGCGCAACGATGGACATCATCGCCACCCGCTGCCAGGCGTTTTTCGCGCTGCCGTTTGCCCGCCTGGGTCCGGTGGAACTGAAGGCTGAGCTCGACCGCATCGCGCGGTTGTAG
- a CDS encoding ABC-F family ATP-binding cassette domain-containing protein — translation MTDVKRLPVLVSLQHVSFQFANGETLLEDLNLSIDHTPTGIVGRNGRGKSVLAKLIAGALTPSSGTLDRKARVAYVAQSPEIETGASIAGFTRTAEALAALARMARGMPQANDLEVIDDRWDLAERLRAALDAAGLQALGFDAPADQLSGGQQARVAVIGALLAAPDLLVLDEPTNHLDSAGRDWLLNRLADWRGGLVVVSHDRQLLNTLARIVELSPLGARVYGGNYDAYRRQRDSEHQAAVAAVEHARLARSRERKRLQKDHDSLQRSAARARKHAETANVSRFTKARWKGAAKEIVSTVRSAHHAYKNELDGHVRDAYERVVDETPTLLALPGSALPNGRHVLTVENAQLPWLDPRQPSAYVTLDLSGPVRVAVRGPNGCGKSTLLKLLAGQSQPVSGDCAVHVPCAYIDQQLALLDDQRSLVEQLNLLDTPLAEAQLRTRLALLQLDALRVTQPVGRLSGGERLKAAMAIALWREVPAQLLLLDEPTNHLDLESVLAFEQALQGFSGAIVAVSHDEAFVQAIRPTHHLIWQPAGWHLEYV, via the coding sequence ATGACTGACGTCAAACGGCTGCCCGTACTCGTATCCCTGCAACACGTGAGCTTCCAGTTCGCCAATGGCGAAACCCTGCTGGAAGATTTGAACCTGTCGATTGATCACACGCCCACCGGGATTGTCGGCCGCAATGGTCGCGGCAAAAGTGTCTTGGCGAAGTTGATCGCCGGGGCGCTGACGCCCTCCTCCGGCACCCTCGACCGTAAGGCCCGCGTGGCGTACGTGGCGCAATCCCCGGAGATTGAAACGGGCGCAAGCATCGCCGGTTTCACCCGTACGGCCGAGGCCCTGGCCGCGCTTGCGCGCATGGCCAGGGGCATGCCCCAGGCCAATGACCTCGAAGTGATCGACGATCGCTGGGACCTTGCCGAACGTCTGCGCGCCGCCCTTGATGCCGCCGGTTTGCAAGCCCTCGGTTTTGATGCCCCGGCCGATCAATTGAGTGGCGGCCAACAGGCCCGGGTCGCCGTGATTGGTGCGCTGCTGGCGGCGCCGGATCTGCTGGTGCTGGATGAGCCCACTAACCACCTCGACAGCGCCGGCCGCGACTGGCTGCTGAACCGCCTCGCCGATTGGCGTGGTGGCCTGGTGGTGGTCAGCCATGATCGGCAGTTGCTCAACACCCTGGCGCGCATCGTCGAGCTTTCGCCCCTCGGCGCACGGGTGTACGGCGGCAACTATGATGCCTATCGCCGGCAACGCGACAGCGAACACCAGGCTGCGGTTGCGGCAGTTGAGCACGCGCGCCTGGCGCGCAGCCGCGAACGCAAGCGCCTGCAAAAGGATCACGACAGCCTGCAACGCAGTGCTGCCCGCGCGCGCAAACACGCCGAGACCGCCAATGTCTCGCGGTTTACCAAAGCCCGCTGGAAAGGCGCCGCCAAGGAAATCGTCAGCACGGTACGCAGCGCACATCATGCGTATAAAAACGAGCTTGATGGGCACGTGCGCGACGCCTACGAACGTGTTGTCGATGAAACACCTACCCTGCTTGCGCTGCCTGGCTCGGCACTGCCCAACGGCCGACACGTACTGACAGTGGAGAACGCCCAACTGCCATGGCTCGACCCACGGCAGCCGTCTGCCTACGTCACGCTTGACCTGTCGGGCCCGGTACGCGTGGCCGTGCGCGGCCCCAATGGTTGCGGCAAATCCACACTGCTCAAACTGCTGGCGGGCCAATCGCAGCCTGTCAGCGGCGACTGTGCGGTGCACGTGCCCTGCGCGTATATCGATCAACAGCTCGCGCTGCTGGACGACCAACGCTCCCTCGTAGAGCAACTCAACCTGCTCGACACGCCGCTGGCCGAAGCGCAGTTGCGCACACGCCTGGCTCTGCTGCAACTGGATGCGTTGCGCGTCACTCAACCCGTAGGCCGATTAAGTGGTGGCGAGCGTTTGAAGGCCGCGATGGCGATTGCCTTGTGGCGTGAAGTACCGGCGCAACTGCTGCTACTGGACGAGCCGACCAACCACCTGGACCTGGAGTCGGTGCTGGCGTTTGAACAGGCGCTGCAAGGGTTTAGCGGCGCAATAGTCGCGGTGTCCCACGACGAAGCGTTTGTGCAGGCGATTCGGCCGACCCATCACTTGATCTGGCAACCAGCGGGATGGCACCTGGAGTATGTCTGA
- a CDS encoding arsenic transporter, whose protein sequence is MLVAIAIFIFTIVLVIWQPKGLGVGWSATMGAVLALACGVISLADIPVVWHIIWNATGTFVALIIISLLLDEAGFFAWTALHVARWGRGRGRRLFAYMVLLGALVSALFANDGAALILTPIVMSMLLALRFSPAATLAFVMGAGFIADTASLPLVVSNLVNIVSADYFKIGFNEYAAVMVPVNLVSVAATLAVLLWFFRRDIPQVYDPADLEEPASAIHDRATFRAGWWVLGILLIGCFALEPLGIPISAISAVCAVLLLVIAAKGHKISTRKVLKDAPWQIVVFSLGMYLVVYGLRNAGLTTYLATWLDTFATYGVWGAAMGTGVLTALLSSAMNNLPTVLIGALSIESSHAVGVIKDAMIYANVIGSDLGPKITPIGSLATLLWLHILARKGITITWGYYFKVGIVLTLPVLLITLAALALRLSI, encoded by the coding sequence ATGCTTGTCGCAATTGCGATTTTTATCTTCACCATCGTACTGGTCATCTGGCAGCCCAAGGGCCTTGGGGTGGGTTGGAGTGCAACAATGGGGGCAGTCCTGGCCCTGGCCTGTGGGGTCATCAGCCTGGCTGACATTCCGGTGGTGTGGCACATCATCTGGAACGCCACCGGCACGTTTGTTGCGCTGATCATCATCAGCCTGTTACTCGATGAGGCCGGTTTTTTTGCCTGGACCGCGCTGCATGTGGCGCGTTGGGGCCGTGGGCGTGGTCGACGGCTGTTCGCCTACATGGTGCTGCTCGGCGCACTGGTCTCGGCACTCTTTGCCAACGACGGCGCGGCGCTGATCCTGACCCCCATCGTGATGTCGATGCTGCTGGCGCTGCGCTTTTCCCCGGCGGCGACCCTCGCATTCGTCATGGGCGCCGGGTTTATCGCCGACACGGCGAGCTTGCCGTTGGTGGTATCAAACCTGGTGAACATCGTTTCGGCCGATTACTTCAAGATCGGTTTCAATGAATATGCCGCCGTCATGGTGCCGGTGAACCTCGTCAGTGTGGCTGCCACCCTGGCGGTGCTGCTGTGGTTTTTCCGCCGCGACATTCCTCAGGTCTACGACCCGGCCGACCTCGAAGAACCGGCCAGTGCCATCCACGACCGCGCGACCTTTCGCGCCGGCTGGTGGGTACTGGGTATTTTGCTGATCGGCTGTTTCGCCCTGGAACCGCTGGGCATTCCCATCAGTGCGATTTCCGCCGTGTGCGCCGTATTACTGCTGGTCATCGCCGCCAAAGGCCACAAGATTTCCACGCGCAAAGTGCTCAAAGACGCGCCGTGGCAGATCGTGGTGTTTTCGCTGGGCATGTACCTGGTGGTCTACGGCCTGCGCAACGCCGGCCTGACCACCTACCTGGCGACCTGGCTCGACACCTTCGCCACTTACGGCGTGTGGGGCGCGGCCATGGGCACCGGTGTGCTGACGGCGCTGTTGTCATCGGCGATGAACAACCTGCCCACGGTATTGATCGGCGCGCTGTCCATCGAGTCCAGCCATGCGGTCGGCGTGATCAAGGACGCGATGATCTACGCCAACGTAATCGGCAGTGACCTGGGCCCGAAAATCACCCCCATCGGCAGCCTGGCCACCTTGCTGTGGCTGCATATCCTGGCGCGCAAAGGCATCACCATCACCTGGGGTTATTACTTCAAGGTCGGCATTGTGCTGACCTTGCCGGTGCTGTTGATCACCCTCGCCGCCCTCGCTTTGCGCCTGAGTATCTGA